In Paenibacillus sonchi, the genomic stretch GGTAAAAAAGCCCTCGTCGGCGCAACCAGTGCCCAGGCGCAAATCCTGGAGAACTACAACAAGGAGCATGACAATGCAATCAAAATCGTCTATCAGAACGGAGCCGCCAACGATACGGTAAGCCAAATCAGCTCCGGACGGGTGGATGCCACGCTCGCGGCGGATTTTGTACTGCCGGTCATTGATCCGCAAGCCAAGCTGAAGGCATCAGGGCCAGAGCTGTCCTCTGCGGACATTCTCTACGTATTGCGCAAGGATGATGCCGATTCCAAGACGCTGGCTGATGCCATCGACGGAGCAATCAAGGAACTGAAGGCCGATGGAACACTGGCAAAACTGAGCACCGAATGGCTGGGAGCAGACGTTACTGCAGATGAAGTGAAATGATTGGCTTTTCAAAAACTATGGGGAGGGGAGAGTGAACGTATGGGTGCACCGTTTGATATCAGCTATGTTTTTACCTTTTTGCCAAAATTGCTGACTACGCTGGGTACAACGCTTCTGATTGTCGGCTTCTCTCTGCTGGCAGGTATTGTGGTAGGCTTCCTGGTGGCCCTCCCCCGTCTGTATAAGGTGCCGGTTCTAAAAACTTTTGCCGGGATTTATATCTCATTTTTCCGGGAACCCCGATCCTGATTCAGCTGTTCTTGTTCTATTATGGTCTGCCGGAAATATTGAAGCTGGTTCACGTGGATGTGACGCGGACGCCCGTGCTGTTCTTTGTGATTCTGACTTATGGGCTGCACACGGGAGCTTTCATGTCTGAAATGATCCGGGCTTCTGTGACGGCTGTTGACCGGGGACAGGTGGAGGCAGCTTATGCGGCGGGAATGACGTCTTTTCAAGCTTTTTCACGGATTGTGCTGCCTCAGGCGCTGGGGATCGCGGTTCCTGTATTCTCCAACCTGGTGATTGCCCTGCTGAAGGATACCTCGCTCGCTTTTACCCTCGGGGTGATGGAGATGACGGGAAAAGCGCAGACGCTGGGGAGCATCAGCCAGCATTTTATTGAGACTTATATTGCGCTTGCCCTGATTTATCTGGTGATCAGCTTTACGCTTGAGAAGCTGCTGCTGGCGGCCGAACGCCGTCTCTTGCGGCATGAAGTACCGGGGAATCCTGCGAGAAAAACATTTAGTCTGCAAAAGCACGCTTCTTACCGGAGAATGATTGCCCAGATGGGCTCAGGTAAAGGAGGCGGCGGATGATGAAGCTGGACCCTTCATTTATATGGACAGCATTTGTGCAAATTCTCAGTGCAATCCCAACAACATTGTATATTACGCTTGTTTCGGTAAGTGCCGGTTTGATTATTGGCATCGCCGTTGCGCTTATCCGGATTTACAAGGTGCCGTTTCTGCATCCACTAGCGACCGGGTATGTCACCTTTATCCGCGGGACGCCGATGCTTACCCATCTGCTGCTGATCTATTTCGGGCTGCCGATGATTATTGACGGGCTGGCGGCGCATTTCGGCTGGGGCTTCCGGTCGGTATCCATTCCGATGATCGGCTTTGCCTACATTGCATTCTCGATTACGGCAGGCGCTTATATGTCAGAGGTAGTCCGCTCG encodes the following:
- a CDS encoding amino acid ABC transporter permease; the encoded protein is MKLDPSFIWTAFVQILSAIPTTLYITLVSVSAGLIIGIAVALIRIYKVPFLHPLATGYVTFIRGTPMLTHLLLIYFGLPMIIDGLAAHFGWGFRSVSIPMIGFAYIAFSITAGAYMSEVVRSGLLAVERGQMEAAHAVGMTTFQALRRIVFPQALAASLPNLSNSVIGMLHGSTLAFTVSVVDINAQAQIVASTNWRFFEAYLAAALIFWGLTFLIERATALIEKRINLYNRGGVI